Proteins from a single region of Streptomyces spectabilis:
- a CDS encoding SCO1860 family LAETG-anchored protein gives MTSNAFRRLPTRRIGALAAATVVAAGPAALGTAATAHATDDHRGGRAGAVVLRTGLEVSLLNKTVRAPLDVALNDVSAPASASRTTLTAKLDGVEGGQPFSVLRADVATARATVKGGTAEGYSNVARAKVHVPGLPLLPLVEVDQVTSKAVCAAGKRAVASSTFLGGVTVLGKKVGVKSAGTTQVSVPGVGEVRLDLSSTRTTSRTAAATALRLQVSVDPLKLGVAAVEGTVTLAGASCVAPGPGAKPLPEPKGGRPAEPVAAKREAPRQEKDDLAETGGSSLTPYVAGGAVVLLLAGGGALVYTRRR, from the coding sequence TTGACCAGCAACGCCTTCCGCCGCCTGCCCACGCGCCGCATCGGTGCGCTCGCCGCCGCCACGGTGGTCGCCGCCGGTCCCGCGGCGCTCGGCACCGCGGCCACCGCGCACGCGACGGACGACCACCGAGGCGGCCGCGCCGGAGCCGTCGTGCTCCGCACCGGCCTCGAGGTCTCCCTGCTCAACAAGACCGTACGGGCGCCGCTCGACGTCGCCCTCAACGACGTCAGCGCGCCCGCGAGCGCCAGCCGGACCACCCTCACCGCGAAGCTCGACGGCGTCGAGGGCGGGCAGCCGTTCAGTGTGCTCCGGGCCGACGTCGCCACCGCCCGCGCCACCGTCAAGGGCGGCACCGCCGAGGGCTACAGCAACGTCGCCCGCGCCAAGGTGCACGTGCCGGGACTGCCGCTGCTCCCGCTGGTGGAGGTCGACCAGGTCACCTCCAAGGCCGTGTGCGCGGCGGGCAAGCGGGCCGTCGCCTCGTCGACGTTCCTCGGCGGCGTGACCGTCCTCGGCAAGAAGGTCGGCGTCAAGTCCGCCGGTACGACCCAGGTGTCCGTCCCCGGCGTCGGCGAGGTCCGCCTCGACCTCTCCTCGACGCGCACCACGTCCCGTACGGCCGCCGCGACCGCGCTCCGGCTCCAGGTGTCCGTCGACCCGCTGAAGCTCGGCGTCGCCGCGGTCGAGGGCACGGTGACCCTCGCGGGGGCGTCGTGCGTGGCTCCCGGGCCCGGGGCCAAGCCGCTGCCCGAGCCCAAGGGCGGGAGGCCTGCCGAGCCCGTCGCCGCGAAGCGGGAGGCTCCTCGCCAGGAGAAGGACGACCTCGCGGAGACCGGGGGCTCCTCCCTGACGCCCTACGTCGCCGGCGGGGCCGTGGTCCTCCTCTTGGCCGGAGGCGGGGCCCTCGTCTACACCCGCCGCCGCTGA
- a CDS encoding aminotransferase class V-fold PLP-dependent enzyme, which translates to METPGPRTGQSPDLDPTLVRSEFAPRTTYLNSASTGLLPARAVTAMHEGALSVAQGRPADMFADVEAARAAFARLVGVPVGRVAAGASVAVYSGLVAAALPEGAEVLTAEGDFSSTVNPFHVRADLKVRAVPLERLAESVRPGTDLVAVSVAQSADGRIADLDALRAAARAHGARVYLDASQATGWMDLGDHVATADFTASVAFKWLTCPRGVAFFVAPEEAEGFGGLRPLLAGWVAGERPWDSCYGPVEELAHSARRFDESPALLAYAGARHSLELIEDLGVAAIGAHDLALADRFRAGLAGLGHEPVPAPGSPVVAVPGLGARQPELSAAGIEVSDRAGNLRVAFHFYNTAADVDRLLAALSG; encoded by the coding sequence ATGGAGACCCCCGGACCGCGCACCGGCCAGAGCCCCGACCTCGACCCGACCCTCGTACGCTCCGAATTCGCTCCCAGGACCACGTATCTGAACAGTGCGAGCACGGGCCTGCTCCCGGCCCGTGCCGTCACCGCGATGCACGAGGGCGCCCTGTCCGTGGCGCAGGGCCGCCCCGCGGACATGTTCGCGGACGTCGAGGCGGCTCGCGCCGCCTTCGCGCGGCTCGTCGGCGTGCCGGTGGGCCGGGTCGCGGCGGGTGCCTCGGTGGCCGTCTACAGCGGCCTGGTCGCCGCGGCGCTGCCGGAGGGCGCCGAAGTCCTCACCGCCGAGGGCGACTTCAGCTCGACGGTGAACCCCTTCCACGTGCGCGCCGACCTCAAGGTGCGCGCCGTGCCCCTGGAGCGGCTCGCCGAGTCGGTCCGGCCGGGCACGGACCTGGTCGCGGTCAGCGTCGCGCAGTCGGCCGACGGCCGGATCGCGGACCTCGACGCGCTCCGCGCGGCGGCCCGCGCCCACGGCGCCCGCGTCTACCTCGACGCCTCGCAGGCCACCGGCTGGATGGACCTGGGCGACCACGTCGCGACGGCCGACTTCACCGCGTCCGTCGCGTTCAAGTGGCTCACCTGCCCGCGCGGCGTCGCCTTCTTCGTCGCGCCGGAGGAGGCCGAGGGCTTCGGCGGTCTGCGGCCCCTGCTCGCGGGCTGGGTCGCGGGGGAGCGCCCCTGGGACAGCTGCTACGGCCCCGTCGAGGAACTCGCCCACTCCGCGCGCCGGTTCGACGAGAGTCCCGCTCTGCTCGCGTACGCGGGCGCGCGGCACTCCCTGGAGCTCATCGAGGACCTCGGCGTGGCCGCGATCGGCGCGCACGACCTGGCCCTGGCGGACCGCTTCCGCGCCGGGCTCGCCGGGCTCGGCCACGAGCCGGTGCCCGCGCCGGGCTCACCCGTCGTGGCGGTGCCCGGACTCGGCGCCCGGCAGCCGGAGCTGAGCGCGGCGGGCATCGAGGTGTCGGACCGCGCGGGGAACCTGCGGGTCGCCTTCCACTTCTACAACACGGCGGCGGACGTGGACCGGCTGCTCGCCGCCCTCAGCGGCTGA
- a CDS encoding pyridoxal-phosphate-dependent aminotransferase family protein: MTHPLLDLAPLSAAHFAAIEDRVARLLDTRQDVVITQGEALLPLEGCIRGAARPGTTALNVITGPYGQTFGDWLRDCGATVVDLAVPFHTAVTAAQVEEAFAAHPEIDFVSLVHAEAATGNTNPVAEIGEVVRAHGALFMLDAVASVAAEPLLPDAWGVDLCVIGAQKAMGGPAGVSAVSVSERAWERIAANPEAPRRSYLSLLDWKQRWIDGGRKALLHAPAQLEMLALEACLERIESEGLDALMARHATAAAATRAGAVALGGGLEPYVYEAGDAAPVATTLRAPRGVDAAELVARSLAADPVLPLVTGGGALAKEMIRVNHYGPDATRGVVHASLAALGAAMGEAGLAVDLEGARRAVTQAWQA; the protein is encoded by the coding sequence ATGACACACCCCCTTCTCGACCTGGCGCCGCTGAGCGCCGCGCACTTCGCCGCCATCGAGGACCGCGTCGCCCGGCTCCTGGACACCCGGCAGGACGTCGTGATCACGCAGGGCGAGGCGCTGCTGCCCCTCGAGGGCTGCATCCGGGGCGCCGCGCGGCCCGGCACCACCGCCCTGAACGTGATCACGGGCCCGTACGGGCAGACCTTCGGCGACTGGCTGCGCGACTGCGGGGCGACGGTGGTCGACCTCGCGGTGCCGTTCCACACGGCCGTCACCGCCGCGCAGGTCGAGGAGGCCTTCGCCGCGCACCCCGAGATCGACTTCGTGTCCCTCGTGCACGCCGAGGCGGCGACCGGCAACACCAACCCGGTCGCGGAGATCGGCGAGGTGGTGCGCGCGCACGGCGCCCTGTTCATGCTGGACGCCGTCGCCTCCGTGGCCGCCGAGCCGCTGCTCCCGGACGCGTGGGGCGTGGACCTGTGCGTGATCGGCGCGCAGAAGGCCATGGGCGGCCCCGCGGGCGTGTCCGCGGTGTCGGTGAGCGAGCGGGCCTGGGAGCGGATCGCCGCCAACCCCGAGGCCCCGCGCCGCTCGTACCTGTCGCTGCTCGACTGGAAGCAGCGCTGGATCGACGGCGGCCGCAAGGCGCTCCTGCACGCGCCCGCGCAGCTGGAGATGCTCGCCCTCGAGGCGTGCCTGGAGCGGATCGAGTCGGAGGGCCTGGACGCGCTGATGGCCCGGCACGCGACGGCCGCCGCGGCGACGCGTGCGGGCGCCGTGGCGCTCGGCGGCGGTCTGGAGCCGTACGTGTACGAGGCCGGGGACGCGGCGCCCGTCGCGACGACGCTGCGCGCCCCGCGCGGGGTCGACGCGGCCGAGCTCGTGGCCAGGTCGCTCGCGGCCGACCCGGTGCTTCCGCTGGTCACGGGCGGCGGTGCGCTCGCCAAGGAGATGATCCGGGTCAACCACTACGGCCCGGACGCCACGCGCGGCGTGGTGCACGCCTCCCTTGCCGCGCTCGGCGCGGCGATGGGCGAGGCCGGGCTCGCCGTGGACCTCGAAGGGGCCCGCCGCGCCGTCACACAGGCCTGGCAGGCCTGA
- the ectA gene encoding diaminobutyrate acetyltransferase: protein MTAAQADLPTDLQANFLGMPDGLRLDTPDVADGAAIWRIARDSKVLDLNSSYSYLLWCRDFAATSVVARDADGEPVGFITGYVRPDAPHTLVVWQAAVDHAHRGRGLAGALLDGLTARVVAPRGLTTLETTITPGNTASERLFASYAKRHGAGVERTVLFDAALFPGDDGGHEPEVLYVIGPLAP, encoded by the coding sequence ATGACCGCTGCACAAGCCGATCTACCGACCGACCTGCAAGCGAATTTCCTCGGAATGCCCGACGGACTGCGACTCGACACCCCGGACGTCGCCGACGGCGCCGCGATCTGGCGCATCGCCCGCGACTCGAAGGTCCTCGACCTCAACTCGTCGTACAGCTATCTGCTGTGGTGCCGCGACTTCGCGGCGACGTCCGTGGTGGCCCGGGACGCCGACGGCGAGCCGGTCGGCTTCATCACCGGCTACGTCCGCCCGGACGCGCCGCACACCCTCGTGGTCTGGCAGGCCGCCGTCGACCACGCGCACCGCGGCCGCGGTCTCGCCGGCGCGCTGCTCGACGGGCTGACCGCGCGGGTCGTCGCACCGCGCGGGCTCACCACCCTGGAGACGACCATCACGCCGGGCAACACCGCGTCCGAGCGCCTCTTCGCCTCGTACGCGAAGCGGCACGGCGCCGGTGTCGAGCGCACGGTCCTGTTCGACGCGGCCCTCTTCCCCGGCGACGACGGCGGGCACGAGCCCGAAGTCCTGTACGTCATCGGGCCGTTGGCCCCCTGA
- the ectB gene encoding diaminobutyrate--2-oxoglutarate transaminase has product MTITQPDLSVFETLESEVRSYCRGWPTVFDRAQGSRMYDEDGHEYLDFFAGAGSLNYGHNNPVLKRALLDYLERDGVTHGLDMSTTAKRAFLESFQNLILRPRDLPYKVMFPGPTGTNAVESALKLARKVKGRESIVSFTNAFHGMSLGSLAVTGNAFKRAGAGIPLVHGTPMPFDHYLDGKVPDFLWFERLLEDQGSGLNKPAAVIVETVQGEGGINVARAEWLRALEALCRRQDMLLIVDDIQMGCGRTGAFFSFEEAGISPDIVTVSKSISGYGLPMALTLFKPELDIWEPGEHNGTFRGNNPAFVTAAAALQTYWSDGPAMEKQTRARGEQIEQTLVALVDEHRADIVEYRGRGLVWGIEFRDKERAGRVAGRAFELGLLIETSGPQSEVVKLLPALTITADELDEGLRTLTRAVRETA; this is encoded by the coding sequence GTGACCATCACCCAGCCGGACCTGAGCGTCTTCGAGACCCTGGAGTCGGAGGTGCGCAGCTACTGCCGCGGTTGGCCCACTGTCTTCGACCGCGCGCAGGGCAGCCGCATGTACGACGAGGACGGCCACGAGTACCTCGACTTCTTCGCGGGCGCCGGGTCGCTCAACTACGGGCACAACAACCCCGTCCTGAAACGGGCGTTGCTGGACTACCTGGAGCGCGACGGCGTCACCCACGGCCTCGACATGTCGACGACCGCCAAGCGCGCGTTCCTGGAGTCGTTCCAGAACCTGATCCTGCGCCCGCGCGACCTGCCGTACAAGGTCATGTTCCCGGGCCCGACGGGCACCAACGCGGTGGAGTCCGCGCTGAAGCTGGCCCGCAAGGTCAAGGGCCGCGAGTCGATCGTGTCGTTCACGAACGCGTTCCACGGCATGTCGCTCGGCTCGCTCGCGGTCACCGGCAACGCCTTCAAGCGGGCGGGCGCCGGGATACCGCTGGTGCACGGCACGCCGATGCCGTTCGACCACTACCTGGACGGCAAGGTCCCCGACTTCCTGTGGTTCGAGCGGCTCCTGGAGGACCAGGGCTCGGGTCTGAACAAGCCCGCCGCCGTGATCGTGGAGACCGTGCAGGGCGAGGGCGGCATCAACGTGGCGCGCGCCGAGTGGCTGCGTGCCCTCGAAGCCCTCTGCCGCCGCCAGGACATGCTCCTGATCGTCGACGACATCCAGATGGGCTGCGGCCGCACCGGCGCGTTCTTCTCCTTCGAGGAGGCGGGCATCTCGCCGGACATCGTGACGGTCTCCAAGTCCATCAGCGGCTACGGCCTGCCGATGGCGCTGACCCTCTTCAAGCCGGAGCTCGACATCTGGGAGCCGGGTGAGCACAACGGCACCTTCCGCGGCAACAACCCGGCGTTCGTGACGGCCGCCGCCGCCCTGCAGACGTATTGGTCCGACGGGCCCGCGATGGAGAAGCAGACCCGCGCCCGCGGCGAGCAGATCGAGCAGACGCTGGTCGCGCTCGTCGACGAGCACCGCGCCGACATCGTGGAGTACCGCGGCCGCGGCCTGGTGTGGGGCATCGAGTTCCGCGACAAGGAGCGCGCGGGCCGGGTGGCCGGGCGCGCCTTCGAGCTCGGCCTGCTCATCGAGACCTCGGGCCCCCAGAGCGAGGTCGTCAAGCTCCTGCCGGCCCTGACCATCACCGCCGACGAGCTCGACGAGGGCCTGCGCACCCTGACCCGCGCCGTCCGCGAGACGGCCTGA
- a CDS encoding alkene reductase, with product MTTAFDPIDLAGTPLANRIAMAPMTRSRAAAGGVPTDLNADYYAQRATAGLVITEGVQPSAVGQGYPDTPGLHSDEQIAGWRKVTDAVHAAGGRIFAQLMHTGRIGHPVLLPEGLVPVGPSPIAAAGQVYTHEGPKDYVTPRELTGDEVRATVGEFVTAARNAIEAGFDGVELHGANGYLIHQFLAPGSNRRTDEWGGSVENRVRFAVEVAEAVSAEIGAARTGIRLSPGNPLNDIHEPDPDETYLALVERLAPLGLAYLHVMEVGPIRDLVTALRKGFDGPFILNPATEGPTGPEELALIEDGTADLVSYGALFLANPDLPARLRAGGPFNEPDRATFYGGDAKGYTDYPAL from the coding sequence ATGACCACCGCGTTCGACCCGATCGACCTCGCCGGCACCCCGCTCGCCAACCGCATCGCGATGGCACCGATGACCCGCAGCCGGGCCGCCGCGGGCGGCGTGCCGACGGACCTCAACGCCGACTACTACGCACAGCGCGCCACCGCGGGCCTCGTCATCACCGAAGGCGTCCAGCCCTCGGCCGTCGGCCAGGGCTACCCGGACACCCCCGGGCTGCACAGCGACGAGCAGATCGCGGGCTGGCGCAAGGTCACCGACGCGGTGCACGCCGCGGGCGGCCGGATCTTCGCCCAGCTCATGCACACCGGCCGCATCGGCCACCCGGTGCTCCTGCCCGAGGGCCTCGTGCCCGTCGGCCCGTCCCCGATAGCCGCCGCGGGCCAGGTGTACACGCACGAGGGCCCCAAGGACTACGTCACGCCGCGCGAGCTGACCGGCGACGAGGTGCGCGCCACCGTCGGCGAGTTCGTGACCGCCGCGCGCAACGCGATCGAGGCGGGCTTCGACGGCGTCGAGCTGCACGGGGCCAACGGCTATCTGATCCACCAGTTCCTCGCGCCGGGCTCCAACCGGCGCACCGACGAGTGGGGCGGCTCGGTGGAGAACCGCGTCCGCTTCGCCGTCGAGGTCGCCGAGGCCGTCTCCGCCGAGATCGGCGCGGCCCGCACCGGCATCCGCCTCTCGCCCGGCAACCCGCTCAACGACATCCACGAGCCGGACCCCGACGAGACCTACCTCGCCCTCGTCGAGCGGCTCGCCCCGCTCGGCCTCGCCTATCTGCACGTCATGGAGGTCGGCCCGATCCGCGACCTGGTCACCGCCCTGCGCAAGGGCTTCGACGGGCCGTTCATCCTCAACCCGGCCACCGAGGGGCCGACCGGCCCCGAGGAGCTCGCGCTGATCGAGGACGGCACGGCCGACCTGGTCTCGTACGGCGCCCTGTTCCTCGCCAACCCGGACCTGCCGGCGCGCCTGAGGGCGGGCGGCCCGTTCAACGAGCCCGACCGCGCCACGTTCTACGGCGGCGACGCGAAGGGCTACACGGACTACCCGGCCCTCTGA
- a CDS encoding MarR family winged helix-turn-helix transcriptional regulator, which produces MKTETEAERAEPVCPSAAAGGPVSTAIARVARLHRTAAGKLLKGAGLYPGQELMMMHLWESGAVRQSELIRMVELDPSTVTKMLQRLEQAGHVRRRPDPADRRAVLVEATDDSNDLMNAVERAWTDLEKRTLAGLDPDERAQLGRLLSRVEANLCVETADCPNVSR; this is translated from the coding sequence ATGAAGACCGAGACCGAAGCCGAGCGGGCCGAGCCCGTCTGTCCCTCCGCGGCCGCGGGCGGGCCCGTCAGCACCGCCATCGCCCGGGTCGCGCGCCTGCACCGCACCGCCGCGGGCAAGCTCCTGAAGGGCGCCGGGCTCTACCCCGGCCAGGAGCTGATGATGATGCACCTCTGGGAGTCGGGCGCCGTGCGTCAGTCGGAGCTGATCAGGATGGTGGAGCTCGACCCCTCGACGGTCACGAAGATGCTCCAGCGCCTGGAGCAGGCCGGGCACGTCCGGCGCCGCCCCGACCCCGCCGACCGGCGTGCCGTGCTCGTCGAGGCCACCGACGACAGCAACGACCTCATGAACGCCGTGGAGCGCGCCTGGACCGACCTGGAGAAGCGCACGCTCGCGGGCCTCGACCCGGACGAGCGCGCCCAGCTGGGGCGGCTGCTCTCCCGCGTCGAGGCCAATCTGTGCGTGGAGACGGCCGACTGCCCGAACGTCAGCCGCTGA
- a CDS encoding amidohydrolase family protein — protein sequence MSDHAVLHVKGRVLVGPEDVRDELWVVGGRVTFERPAARDAVTVEGWVLPGLVDAHCHVGLDAHGAVPAEEAEKQALTERDAGALLLRDAGSPSDTRWIDDRADLPKIIRAGRHIARTRRYIRNYAHEVEPGDLTAYVAREARRGDGWVKLVGDWIDRDAGDLTACWPRGAVQEAIAEAHRLGARVTAHCFAEDSLRDLVEAGIDCVEHATGLTEDTIPLFAERGVAIVPTLVNIATFPRLAAGGEKKFPKWADHMRRLHERRYDTVRAAYDAGVPVFAGTDAGGSLAHGLIGGEVAELTKAGIPAIDALSATTWGARAWLGRPGLVEGAPGDLVVYEADPRADVRVLAAPRRVVLDGRVVG from the coding sequence ATGAGCGATCACGCGGTGCTGCACGTGAAGGGGCGGGTGCTCGTCGGGCCCGAGGACGTACGGGACGAGCTGTGGGTGGTCGGCGGCCGGGTGACCTTCGAACGCCCCGCCGCGCGGGACGCGGTGACGGTCGAGGGCTGGGTGCTTCCGGGCCTCGTCGACGCGCACTGCCACGTCGGCCTCGACGCCCACGGGGCCGTTCCGGCCGAGGAGGCCGAGAAGCAGGCGCTCACCGAACGCGACGCGGGCGCGCTGCTCCTGCGCGACGCGGGCTCGCCGTCCGACACCCGCTGGATCGACGACCGCGCGGATCTGCCGAAGATCATCAGGGCGGGTCGCCACATCGCCCGCACCCGCCGCTACATCCGCAACTACGCGCACGAGGTCGAGCCCGGCGACCTCACCGCGTACGTCGCGCGGGAGGCGCGCCGCGGCGACGGCTGGGTCAAGCTCGTCGGCGACTGGATCGACCGCGACGCGGGCGACCTGACGGCGTGCTGGCCGCGCGGCGCCGTCCAGGAGGCGATCGCCGAGGCGCACCGGCTCGGCGCCCGCGTCACCGCGCACTGCTTCGCCGAGGACTCCCTCCGCGACCTGGTCGAGGCGGGCATCGACTGCGTCGAGCACGCGACGGGCCTGACCGAGGACACCATCCCGCTGTTCGCGGAGCGGGGCGTCGCGATCGTGCCGACCCTCGTGAACATCGCGACCTTCCCGCGGCTCGCCGCGGGCGGCGAGAAGAAGTTCCCGAAGTGGGCGGACCACATGCGCCGCCTCCACGAGCGCCGCTACGACACCGTCCGGGCCGCGTACGACGCCGGGGTGCCGGTGTTCGCGGGCACCGACGCCGGGGGCTCCCTCGCGCACGGCCTGATCGGCGGCGAGGTCGCGGAGCTCACCAAGGCGGGCATCCCGGCGATCGACGCCCTCTCGGCCACGACGTGGGGCGCGCGGGCCTGGCTGGGGCGCCCCGGACTCGTCGAGGGCGCGCCGGGTGACCTCGTCGTGTACGAGGCCGATCCGCGAGCGGACGTACGGGTGCTCGCCGCGCCCCGGCGCGTGGTGCTCGACGGCCGCGTCGTCGGCTGA
- the thpD gene encoding ectoine hydroxylase codes for MTTAPERTGDLYPTRGAEEVLVERKDPVVWSAPGTRGPFTDEDLAGFDRDGFLAVEQLITPDEVAAYHAELERLVNDPGMRANERSIVEPRSQEIRSIFEVHRISEVFARLAADPRVVGRARQILGSDVYVHQSRINVKPGFGASGFYWHSDFETWHAEDGLPNMRTVSVSIALTKNHDTNGGLMIMPGSHRTFLGCAGETPKDNYKKSLQMQDAGTPSDEALTGLASAYGIKLFTGEAGSATWFDCNAMHGSGDNITPFPRSNVFIVFNSVENAAVEPFAAPVRRPEFIGARDFTPVK; via the coding sequence ATGACCACCGCACCCGAACGCACCGGCGATCTGTACCCGACCCGAGGCGCCGAGGAGGTGCTCGTCGAGCGCAAGGACCCCGTGGTGTGGTCCGCGCCGGGCACGCGGGGGCCGTTCACCGACGAGGACCTCGCGGGGTTCGACCGGGACGGGTTCCTGGCCGTCGAGCAGCTGATCACGCCCGACGAGGTCGCCGCGTACCACGCGGAGCTCGAACGGCTGGTCAACGACCCCGGGATGCGCGCGAACGAGCGCTCCATCGTCGAGCCGCGCTCCCAGGAGATCCGGTCCATCTTCGAGGTGCACAGGATCAGCGAGGTCTTCGCGCGCCTGGCCGCCGACCCGCGCGTGGTCGGGCGGGCCCGCCAGATCCTCGGCTCGGACGTGTACGTCCACCAGTCGCGGATCAATGTGAAGCCGGGCTTCGGGGCCTCCGGGTTCTACTGGCACTCGGACTTCGAGACCTGGCACGCGGAGGACGGCCTGCCGAACATGCGGACCGTCTCGGTGTCGATCGCGCTCACCAAGAACCACGACACCAACGGCGGGCTCATGATCATGCCGGGCTCGCACCGGACGTTCCTGGGCTGCGCGGGCGAGACGCCGAAGGACAACTACAAGAAGTCCCTGCAGATGCAGGACGCGGGCACGCCGTCGGACGAGGCGCTTACCGGCCTCGCGTCCGCGTACGGCATCAAGCTGTTCACGGGCGAGGCGGGCTCGGCGACGTGGTTCGACTGCAACGCCATGCACGGCTCGGGCGACAACATCACCCCGTTCCCGCGCTCGAACGTCTTCATCGTGTTCAACAGCGTGGAGAACGCGGCCGTGGAGCCGTTCGCGGCGCCGGTCAGGCGGCCGGAGTTCATCGGCGCGCGGGACTTCACTCCGGTGAAGTGA
- a CDS encoding ectoine synthase, whose amino-acid sequence MIVRSFKDIEGTDRHVKAASGTWESKRIVLAKERVGFSLHETILYAGTETAMWYANHVEAVVCTKGEAELTDHTDGETYRITPGTMYLLDGHEKHTLRVKEDFHCLCVFNPPVTGREDHDENGVYPLLTEPESA is encoded by the coding sequence GTGATCGTCCGCTCGTTCAAGGACATCGAAGGCACCGACCGGCACGTGAAGGCCGCGTCGGGCACCTGGGAGAGCAAGCGCATCGTGCTCGCCAAGGAGCGCGTCGGCTTCTCGCTGCACGAGACCATCCTGTACGCGGGTACGGAGACCGCCATGTGGTACGCCAACCACGTGGAGGCCGTGGTGTGCACCAAGGGGGAGGCGGAGCTCACCGACCACACCGACGGTGAGACGTACCGCATCACCCCCGGCACCATGTACCTGCTCGACGGGCACGAGAAGCACACGCTGCGCGTCAAGGAGGACTTCCACTGCCTGTGCGTCTTCAACCCGCCGGTGACGGGCCGTGAGGACCACGACGAGAACGGCGTCTACCCGCTGCTCACGGAGCCGGAGTCCGCGTAG
- a CDS encoding DsbA family oxidoreductase, which yields MRVEIWSDIACPWCYVGKARFERALADFPHRESVEVVHRSFELDPNRAKGDTTAVLTMLERKYGMSRAQAEAAEEGVGAQAGAEGLAYRTKGRDHGSTFDMHRLLHFAKAEGADRQDALIAALYRANFAEEDSVFDDDERLVALAAEAGLDPEAARAVLADPAAYADDVRADEREAAELGANGVPFFVLDRTYGVSGAQPAEVFEQALAQAWGSRAPLTVLGEGAADGPDAEACGPDGCAVPQA from the coding sequence ATGCGCGTCGAGATCTGGAGCGACATCGCCTGCCCCTGGTGCTACGTGGGCAAGGCACGCTTCGAGCGGGCACTCGCGGACTTCCCGCACCGCGAATCCGTCGAGGTGGTGCACCGTTCCTTCGAGCTCGACCCGAACCGCGCCAAGGGCGACACCACCGCCGTGCTCACCATGCTGGAGCGCAAGTACGGGATGTCGCGGGCCCAGGCGGAGGCGGCCGAGGAGGGCGTCGGCGCCCAGGCGGGCGCCGAGGGACTCGCGTACCGCACGAAGGGCCGCGACCACGGCAGCACCTTCGACATGCACCGCCTGCTGCACTTCGCCAAGGCCGAGGGCGCCGACCGGCAGGACGCGCTGATCGCCGCCCTGTACCGGGCGAACTTCGCCGAGGAGGACTCGGTCTTCGACGACGACGAGCGCCTCGTCGCGCTCGCCGCCGAGGCGGGCCTCGACCCCGAGGCGGCCCGCGCGGTCCTCGCCGACCCCGCCGCCTACGCCGACGACGTGCGCGCCGACGAGCGCGAGGCCGCGGAGCTGGGCGCGAACGGCGTGCCGTTCTTCGTCCTGGACCGCACGTACGGCGTCTCCGGCGCCCAGCCCGCCGAGGTGTTCGAGCAGGCCCTCGCGCAGGCCTGGGGCAGCCGTGCGCCGCTGACAGTGCTCGGCGAGGGCGCCGCCGACGGGCCGGACGCCGAGGCCTGCGGCCCCGACGGCTGCGCGGTGCCGCAGGCCTGA
- a CDS encoding winged helix-turn-helix transcriptional regulator produces MTGQSGFSAAGARTDAAYRHDIYGLLCPGREIFELLANKWTGLAITALADGPRRFGELRRKLEGISPKVLTRTLRRLEDYGLVRRTVFAEVPPRVEYELTPLGRGALEPLAGLRTWIRANTEHFTRPEEWTGPAGG; encoded by the coding sequence ATGACAGGTCAGAGCGGGTTTTCCGCAGCCGGCGCCCGTACGGACGCCGCGTACCGGCACGACATCTACGGCTTGCTGTGCCCCGGCCGGGAGATCTTCGAGCTGCTCGCCAACAAGTGGACGGGCCTGGCGATCACCGCCCTCGCCGACGGGCCGCGCCGCTTCGGCGAGCTGCGCCGCAAGCTGGAGGGGATCAGCCCCAAGGTCCTCACCCGGACGCTGCGCCGCCTGGAGGACTACGGCCTGGTGCGGCGCACGGTCTTCGCCGAGGTGCCGCCCCGCGTCGAGTACGAGCTGACGCCGCTGGGCCGGGGCGCCCTGGAGCCGCTGGCCGGGCTGCGCACCTGGATCCGGGCGAACACGGAACATTTCACCCGGCCCGAGGAATGGACGGGCCCTGCCGGGGGTTGA